A genomic window from Pseudophryne corroboree isolate aPseCor3 chromosome 3 unlocalized genomic scaffold, aPseCor3.hap2 SUPER_3_unloc_6, whole genome shotgun sequence includes:
- the LOC134984494 gene encoding gastrula zinc finger protein XlCGF26.1-like, protein MLSLDCDIKDNDSRQDSPGDNPITPIIHPALSADPSDPWKCSPDHSDIGASVTALRVDTVFPCSIDAKCFTKNTKPINPHTGKAGERPLICSECGKCFTYKSHLVIHQRSHTGEKPFPCSECSKCFTTKSDLITHQRSHTGEKSYPCSECGKCFTYKSRLVLHQRSHTGEKPFPCSECGKCFTQNSHLVMHQRSHTGEKPFSCSECGKSYLTKSHLVIHNRSHTGEKPFSCSECGKCFAHKSQLATHQQSHTGEKAFPCSECGKCFAHKSVLVRHNRSHTDAKPFSCSECAKCFTQKTHLVIHQRSHTGEKPFPCSECGKCFALKSYLVRHQRKHTGEKPFSCSECGKSFTWKSKLVIHQRSHTGEKPFSCSECGKCFTQKSQLVTHQQSHTGEKAFQCSECGKCFTWKSQLVTHQQSHTGEKAFPCSECGKCFSHKSALVIHHRSHTGEKPFPCSECGKCCVSKSHLVIHHRNHTGEKPFPCSECGKCCVSKSQLVTHLRSHTGEKPFPCSECGKCFACKSDLDIHHRSHTAKKPFSCSECGKCFTHKSRLVTHQQSHTGEKAFPCSECGKGFAHKSNFVRHQQSHTGEKPFSCAECGKCFTQKSHLVRHQRSHTGERPFLYSEK, encoded by the coding sequence atgttatccctggattgtgacataaaagataatgacagtagacaggattctccaggagataaccccattaccccaattatacatccagctctatcagctgatccctctgatccttggaaatgttctcctgatcactctgatattggtgcatctgttacagctctgagagtagatacagtgtttccctgttctatagatgccaaatgttttacaaagaacacaaagcctattaacccacacacgggtaaggcaggtgagaggccactgatatgttcagagtgtgggaaatgttttacatacaaatcacatcttgttatacatcagagaagtcacacaggtgagaagccatttccatgttctgagtgttcgAAATGTTTTACTAcaaaatcagatcttattacacatcagcgaagtcacacaggtgagaagtcatatccatgttctgagtgtgggaaatgttttacatacaaatcacgacttgttttacatcagagaagtcacacaggtgagaagccatttccatgttctgagtgtgggaaatgttttacacaaaactcacatcttgttatgcatcagagaagtcacacaggtgagaagccattttcttgctctgagtgtgggaaatcttatttaactaaatcacatcttgttatacataacagaagtcacacaggtgagaaaccattttcttgctctgagtgtgggaaatgttttgcacacaaatcacaacttgctacccatcagcaaagtcacacaggtgagaaagcatttccatgttctgagtgtgggaaatgttttgcacacaaatcagttcttgttagacataacagaagtcacacagatgctaagccattttcttgctctgagtgtgcgaaatgttttacacagaaaacacatcttgttatacatcagagaagtcacacaggtgagaagccatttccatgttctgagtgcggaaaatgttttgcacttaaatcatatcttgttagacatcaaagaaagcacacaggtgagaagccattttcttgctctgagtgcgggaaaagttttacctggaaatccaaacttgttatacatcagagaagtcacacaggtgagaagccattttcttgctctgaatgcgggaaatgttttacacaaaaatcacaacttgttacccatcagcaaagtcacacaggtgagaaggcatttcaatgttctgagtgtgggaaatgttttacatggaaatcacaacttgttactcatcagcaaagtcacacaggtgagaaggcattcccatgttctgagtgtgggaaatgtttttcacacaaatcagctcttgttatacatcacagaagtcacacaggtgagaagccatttccatgttctgagtgtgggaaatgttgtgtaagtaaatcacatcttgttatacatcacagaaatcacacaggtgagaagccatttccatgttctgagtgtgggaaatgttgtgtaagtaaatcacaacttgttacacatctgcgcagtcacacaggtgagaagccttttccatgttctgagtgtgggaaatgttttgcatgtaaatcagatcttgatatacatcacagaagtcacacagctaagaagccattttcttgctctgagtgcgggaaatgttttacacacaaatcacgacttgttacccatcagcaaagtcacacaggtgagaaggcatttccatgttctgagtgtgggaaaggttttgcacacaaatcaaattttgttagacatcagcaaagtcacacaggtgagaagccattttcttgcgctgagtgcgggaaatgttttacacaaaaatcacatctcgttagacatcagcgaagtcacacaggtgagaggccatttctatactctgagaaataa